Proteins from a genomic interval of Sulfurimonas sp. HSL3-2:
- a CDS encoding bifunctional riboflavin kinase/FAD synthetase — MSTATTIKNSDTIAIGGFDGMHVGHQHLFRELGDNGCVVVIDSGYANITPKRNREKFTHYPIFYFTLEDIRHLDAAGFLEHLKEHFPKLKKIVVGYDFHFGKDRAYNYDDLKEMFEGEVLVIDEVKVNGESVHSRTIRKKLSHGDIKTANSLLGHNYSIHGELIKGQGIGAKELVATINLHVRDYILPKEGVYVTLTRIDNEEHFHPSVSFIGHRMSTDGTFAVETHLLDGQVQCSENATISFVDFIRENIKYDALDELKKQINKDINIAKRELKMLEL; from the coding sequence TTGAGTACTGCTACTACTATAAAAAACAGTGACACGATCGCAATAGGCGGATTTGACGGGATGCATGTGGGGCATCAGCATCTGTTTCGTGAACTTGGAGATAACGGATGCGTCGTCGTTATAGACTCAGGGTATGCCAACATTACTCCAAAAAGAAACAGAGAAAAGTTTACACACTATCCTATTTTCTATTTTACTCTTGAAGATATACGCCATCTTGACGCCGCAGGATTTTTGGAGCATTTAAAAGAACATTTTCCTAAACTAAAGAAGATCGTCGTCGGTTATGATTTTCATTTCGGTAAAGACAGGGCATATAATTATGATGACCTCAAAGAGATGTTTGAGGGTGAAGTATTAGTCATAGATGAGGTCAAAGTAAACGGAGAATCCGTTCACTCCCGTACCATCAGAAAAAAGCTCTCTCACGGAGATATCAAAACTGCCAATTCTCTTCTTGGACACAACTATTCGATCCACGGGGAACTTATAAAAGGCCAGGGGATCGGAGCAAAAGAGTTGGTCGCTACAATAAACTTACATGTAAGAGATTATATACTGCCAAAAGAGGGTGTTTATGTGACATTGACCCGTATAGACAACGAAGAACACTTTCATCCTTCTGTCAGTTTTATAGGCCATAGAATGAGCACTGACGGCACATTCGCAGTCGAGACTCATCTTCTTGACGGTCAGGTACAATGCAGCGAGAATGCGACTATCAGCTTTGTAGATTTTATACGTGAGAACATAAAATATGATGCGTTGGACGAACTGAAAAAACAGATCAATAAAGATATAAATATTGCGAAAAGAGAATTAAAGATGCTAGAACTATGA
- a CDS encoding TlyA family RNA methyltransferase yields the protein MRLDQYLVEAGLAETRNKAQNIIKEGLVSVDGIVMLKSSLKVDSEKSAIKVKEHKDYVSRAAFKLAAFLDEIDIDLEGVNALDIGSSTGGFTQVLLENGALHVSCVDVGKDQLHKSLREDARVSVFENQDIREFRSDEKFELVTSDVSFISLLNILDDVDRLANDKIILLFKPQFEVGREAKRDKNGVVVDEKVIQKAMIHFEDACVIKGWTLVVKSPSKLTGKEGNLEYCYYYKKQ from the coding sequence ATACGTCTAGACCAATACCTTGTCGAAGCGGGTTTAGCAGAGACTAGAAATAAAGCGCAAAACATCATCAAAGAGGGACTTGTCTCTGTTGACGGAATCGTGATGCTCAAAAGCTCACTCAAAGTAGACAGCGAAAAATCGGCTATAAAAGTAAAAGAGCATAAAGATTATGTCAGCCGCGCGGCATTTAAACTGGCGGCTTTTTTAGATGAAATCGACATAGATCTAGAGGGAGTGAATGCTCTTGATATAGGCTCATCTACAGGCGGTTTTACACAGGTTCTTTTAGAAAACGGAGCTTTACATGTAAGCTGTGTCGACGTGGGAAAAGATCAGCTGCACAAATCTCTGCGCGAGGATGCAAGAGTAAGTGTTTTTGAAAATCAGGATATCAGAGAGTTTCGCTCAGATGAAAAGTTCGAACTTGTCACGAGCGATGTCTCTTTCATATCGCTGCTAAACATCTTAGACGATGTAGACCGTTTGGCAAACGATAAGATCATCCTTCTTTTTAAACCGCAGTTTGAAGTCGGACGTGAGGCAAAAAGAGATAAAAACGGCGTCGTTGTAGATGAGAAGGTCATACAAAAAGCGATGATACATTTTGAGGATGCCTGTGTGATAAAAGGTTGGACCCTTGTTGTTAAATCACCTTCAAAACTCACAGGAAAGGAGGGTAACCTTGAGTACTGCTACTACTATAAAAAACAGTGA
- the ligA gene encoding NAD-dependent DNA ligase LigA, whose amino-acid sequence MNYEEYKKAVEELNRYAYHYYVEDNPITTDEVYDKLYHEVLEYEENNPYQVLDNSPTQRVGDVVSEGFHKAVHKSRMWSLEDVFNEEDLKKWLARVFKLDDRAAFYCEPKYDGASLNLYYEGGKLVQAITRGDGVTGEDITQNARTIKTIPLRIDYMEPIEIRGEVVIFKSEFEKINEERAKNGENIFANPRNAAAGSLRQLDSSITANRNLVFLPYGVGQNTLDIPLLSKKMEFIYSLGFKTPPHRATCKWLLDIEKVYEQMKNDRDSYEMMLDGMVVKVDQVESQESMGYTVKYPRWAVAYKFPAVEKITTVKDIILQVGRSGVITPVAVVEPTNIDGVVVERATLHNFDEIQRKDIRIKDKVIILRSGDVIPKIIKVLEHERAGDEAEVMRPTECPVCGSELLDEGALIKCQNLTCKARVVNSIIYFASKQCLNIDGLGDKIVKALFDSGVVKSVEDIFSLTLDKLLALEGFKEKKSQNLLDAIENVKGCDCWRLINALGIEHIGEVASKSLCENFGLNFIDASKEQIISIDGIGEEMAESVVEFVRVNKEHILRLIEILDPKVPEPKAEAKENPFKAKTIVLTGSMSQSRTEIKEMLESLGAKVSGSVSKKTDMVIYGDDAGSKYDKAVELGVQTLTEDEMRGMLDE is encoded by the coding sequence TTGAATTACGAAGAGTATAAAAAAGCGGTAGAAGAGTTAAACAGATATGCATACCACTACTATGTCGAAGATAACCCGATAACCACAGATGAGGTCTACGACAAGCTTTACCATGAAGTACTGGAGTATGAAGAGAACAACCCTTATCAGGTACTGGATAACTCTCCTACGCAAAGAGTCGGGGACGTCGTCTCAGAAGGTTTTCATAAAGCCGTGCATAAAAGCAGGATGTGGAGTTTAGAGGATGTCTTTAATGAAGAGGATCTCAAAAAGTGGCTTGCTCGTGTCTTTAAACTTGACGACAGGGCTGCTTTTTACTGCGAACCGAAATATGACGGAGCGAGTCTGAACCTTTACTATGAAGGCGGAAAGCTGGTTCAGGCCATTACCCGCGGTGACGGAGTCACGGGTGAGGATATTACGCAAAATGCAAGGACGATCAAGACTATTCCGCTTCGAATCGATTATATGGAACCTATAGAGATACGCGGTGAGGTCGTCATCTTCAAGTCGGAGTTTGAAAAGATAAACGAAGAGCGTGCGAAAAACGGCGAGAACATCTTTGCAAATCCCAGAAATGCCGCAGCAGGAAGTCTTCGCCAGCTTGATTCAAGCATTACGGCAAACAGAAACCTTGTGTTCCTGCCTTACGGTGTGGGACAAAACACGCTTGATATACCGCTGCTCAGTAAAAAGATGGAGTTCATCTACTCTTTGGGGTTTAAAACACCTCCTCATCGTGCTACATGTAAATGGCTTTTAGATATAGAAAAAGTTTATGAGCAGATGAAAAACGACCGCGACAGCTATGAGATGATGCTTGACGGGATGGTCGTTAAGGTCGATCAGGTAGAGTCGCAGGAAAGTATGGGCTATACGGTCAAATACCCACGCTGGGCAGTCGCATACAAGTTCCCTGCCGTTGAGAAGATAACGACTGTTAAAGATATCATCCTACAAGTAGGAAGAAGCGGGGTCATAACTCCGGTTGCCGTGGTAGAGCCTACGAACATCGACGGTGTCGTGGTAGAGCGTGCGACGCTTCATAACTTTGACGAGATACAGAGAAAAGATATCCGCATAAAAGACAAGGTGATCATCCTTAGAAGCGGTGACGTCATACCAAAGATCATAAAAGTACTAGAACATGAAAGAGCAGGTGATGAAGCAGAAGTGATGCGTCCGACGGAGTGTCCTGTATGTGGAAGCGAACTACTTGACGAGGGTGCGCTTATCAAGTGTCAAAACCTTACATGTAAGGCAAGAGTCGTAAACTCGATCATCTATTTTGCATCAAAACAGTGCCTCAATATAGACGGGCTTGGAGACAAGATCGTCAAAGCGCTTTTTGACTCAGGAGTTGTCAAAAGTGTGGAAGATATCTTCTCGTTGACACTGGATAAACTTTTAGCGCTCGAAGGTTTTAAAGAGAAAAAATCGCAGAACCTGCTGGACGCTATAGAAAATGTAAAAGGGTGCGACTGCTGGAGACTTATAAATGCTCTGGGGATCGAACATATCGGAGAGGTCGCATCAAAAAGTCTTTGTGAGAATTTCGGACTGAACTTTATCGATGCTTCAAAAGAGCAGATCATCTCAATAGACGGGATCGGCGAAGAGATGGCTGAGTCCGTTGTGGAGTTTGTAAGAGTCAACAAAGAGCATATCTTAAGACTTATAGAGATTTTGGATCCAAAAGTCCCTGAGCCAAAAGCCGAGGCAAAAGAGAACCCTTTTAAAGCAAAGACCATAGTACTGACGGGTTCTATGAGTCAGTCCCGTACGGAGATAAAAGAGATGCTGGAGTCTTTAGGTGCGAAAGTCTCGGGTTCAGTCTCTAAAAAAACAGATATGGTAATATACGGAGATGATGCCGGAAGCAAATATGACAAAGCTGTAGAGCTTGGCGTACAGACTTTAACGGAAGATGAGATGAGAGGGATGTTGGATGAATAA
- a CDS encoding c-type cytochrome has product MKYILPIAVSLIFTACNDSNTSSTEKLSSNSTVIEQAITNVKQEEPKIEQAVPKAEVEKPKIEQTVTKTEVEKPKVQQPQAEVAAKVEVNGEMIFSKCKSCHGNSAEKRALGTSQIIKGWEIAKIEKALIGYKEGTYGRAMKNIMSAQAKALSDEEIKKVAVYIHSL; this is encoded by the coding sequence ATGAAATATATTTTACCTATCGCTGTATCATTGATCTTTACTGCTTGTAATGATTCTAATACAAGTAGCACGGAGAAGTTAAGTTCCAACTCGACAGTCATAGAACAGGCTATAACTAATGTTAAACAAGAGGAACCGAAAATTGAGCAAGCCGTGCCAAAGGCTGAAGTAGAGAAACCGAAAATAGAACAAACCGTGACAAAGACTGAAGTAGAGAAACCAAAAGTGCAACAACCGCAAGCAGAAGTCGCTGCAAAAGTGGAAGTAAACGGTGAAATGATATTCAGCAAATGTAAAAGCTGTCATGGGAACAGTGCAGAAAAAAGAGCACTCGGAACTTCACAGATAATCAAAGGCTGGGAAATAGCGAAAATAGAAAAAGCACTTATAGGATACAAAGAGGGAACTTACGGCAGAGCGATGAAAAACATCATGTCTGCTCAGGCAAAAGCTCTCTCAGATGAAGAGATCAAAAAAGTCGCTGTCTATATCCATTCACTATGA
- a CDS encoding succinyldiaminopimelate transaminase, whose protein sequence is MNFEPYPFEKLNTLLKDITPSKDYEAITLTIGEPQFETPKFIQETLCKSSEQLRRYPKTSGETYLLESMKAFVQKRFNVSLADDEIIPTFGTREVLFNFPQFLLYDKKAPVMAYTNPFYQIYEGSAIASRAETIYINLEEKNSFKPEIDEESLKRCDLVIINFPNNPTASVLDIDELGEWVKLALKYDFVLMNDECYSEIYTDKPVPSLLEASLHVGNESFKNVLVINSISKRSSAPGLRSGFIAGDKEILNEYMKYRTYVGCASPLPLQSAAAAAWNDEEHVAVSRKIYKRNFELAREILGCDVSDATFYIWLNVDDALNFTCKLYKNYNVKVLPGEFLGREDENGVNPGRGYVRIALVESEEKTKEALERIKECLS, encoded by the coding sequence ATAAACTTTGAACCGTATCCGTTTGAAAAATTAAATACACTATTAAAAGATATTACACCATCAAAAGATTATGAAGCCATAACATTGACAATAGGCGAACCGCAGTTTGAGACGCCGAAATTTATACAAGAGACACTTTGTAAAAGTTCAGAACAGTTAAGAAGATACCCAAAAACTAGCGGTGAGACATACCTTTTAGAGAGCATGAAAGCGTTTGTTCAAAAAAGATTTAACGTCTCTTTAGCAGATGATGAGATAATACCGACATTTGGGACACGCGAGGTGCTGTTTAACTTTCCTCAGTTCCTGCTGTATGATAAAAAAGCGCCTGTTATGGCGTATACAAATCCATTTTATCAGATATATGAGGGATCGGCTATCGCTTCACGTGCTGAGACAATTTACATCAACCTTGAAGAGAAAAACAGTTTTAAACCTGAAATAGATGAAGAAAGTCTTAAAAGATGCGACCTGGTCATCATCAACTTTCCTAACAATCCGACAGCTTCTGTTCTAGATATCGATGAGCTTGGCGAGTGGGTCAAGCTTGCATTGAAGTATGATTTTGTCTTGATGAACGATGAGTGTTACAGTGAGATATATACGGATAAACCGGTACCATCTCTTTTAGAAGCATCTTTACATGTAGGCAATGAGAGTTTTAAAAACGTACTTGTCATAAACTCGATCTCCAAACGTTCATCCGCGCCGGGGCTTCGCAGCGGATTTATCGCCGGTGATAAAGAGATACTTAATGAGTATATGAAATACAGGACGTATGTAGGCTGTGCCTCTCCGCTTCCTCTTCAAAGTGCCGCAGCTGCAGCTTGGAACGATGAAGAACATGTGGCAGTTTCAAGAAAGATATATAAAAGAAACTTTGAACTTGCACGCGAGATACTCGGATGTGATGTCTCGGATGCGACTTTTTATATCTGGCTGAATGTCGATGATGCTTTAAACTTTACATGTAAGCTGTATAAAAACTATAATGTAAAAGTACTGCCGGGTGAGTTTTTGGGACGCGAGGATGAAAACGGTGTTAATCCGGGACGCGGATATGTACGTATAGCACTTGTAGAGAGTGAAGAAAAGACAAAAGAAGCTTTAGAGCGCATAAAGGAGTGTTTATCATGA
- the murC gene encoding UDP-N-acetylmuramate--L-alanine ligase, with protein sequence MKIHFIGIGGIGISGLAQYMHYKGHEVSGSDIKDTVITKKLRTLGIDVNIPHSADAITDQDLVVHSAIIRPDNPEVEAAVEKGIRVLARREALLEILDDRKVYSVAAAHGKSTTTAILTAIMKGSAIIGAEAKEFGSNVRYDKDTDVMLFEADESDGSFINSNPYCSIVINTEPEHMEYYDYNYELFYESYRRFITSAKYRVINAEDPFLATLTDIDAIRLYPSKDIKNIEYVLINDEPHTRFELKDLGSFDVWGFGEHIALDASLAILAAHEEMDIEEIRANILNFKGIKKRFDIINMHKNSIMIDDYGHHPTEIRATLQSVKEYARLKGFDKITAIWQPHKYSRTIDNLDEFIKCFDGAQELIILPVWAAGEAVREIDFADKFSRYNLTMADNIKREENKIDLIKDQHIFKTLDNGLIIGFGAGDITYQLRGII encoded by the coding sequence ATGAAGATCCATTTTATAGGAATCGGCGGAATAGGGATATCAGGATTAGCACAATATATGCATTACAAAGGGCATGAAGTCAGCGGTTCGGATATAAAAGATACGGTCATCACGAAAAAACTAAGAACGCTTGGTATAGATGTAAATATCCCGCATTCGGCAGATGCTATAACAGATCAGGACCTTGTAGTCCATTCTGCGATCATCCGTCCGGATAATCCGGAAGTCGAAGCGGCTGTTGAAAAGGGTATACGTGTCCTTGCACGCCGTGAAGCACTTTTAGAGATACTTGACGACAGAAAAGTCTACTCAGTCGCGGCAGCACACGGAAAAAGCACGACAACGGCGATCCTTACTGCCATAATGAAAGGCTCGGCGATCATCGGTGCCGAAGCAAAAGAGTTCGGTTCAAACGTAAGATACGACAAAGACACGGATGTGATGCTGTTTGAAGCAGATGAGAGTGACGGAAGTTTTATCAACTCAAATCCTTACTGCTCGATAGTCATCAATACAGAACCTGAACATATGGAGTATTACGACTACAACTATGAGCTTTTTTATGAGTCATACCGCAGATTTATCACCTCTGCAAAATACAGAGTCATAAACGCAGAAGACCCGTTTTTAGCGACACTAACGGATATCGATGCCATTCGTCTGTATCCGAGCAAAGATATAAAAAATATCGAGTATGTCCTCATAAACGATGAGCCTCATACAAGATTCGAACTTAAAGACCTTGGCTCTTTTGATGTCTGGGGATTCGGTGAACATATCGCGCTTGATGCGTCACTGGCTATCTTAGCGGCTCATGAAGAGATGGATATCGAAGAGATCCGTGCAAATATCCTGAATTTTAAAGGGATTAAAAAACGTTTTGATATAATAAATATGCATAAAAACAGCATCATGATCGACGACTACGGGCATCATCCGACAGAGATTCGTGCGACTCTGCAGTCTGTAAAAGAATATGCAAGACTTAAAGGTTTTGACAAGATAACGGCTATCTGGCAGCCGCATAAATACTCAAGGACTATCGATAACCTCGATGAGTTCATCAAGTGTTTTGACGGTGCGCAGGAACTTATCATACTTCCGGTATGGGCAGCGGGCGAAGCGGTAAGAGAGATAGATTTTGCAGACAAGTTCAGCCGTTATAACCTGACAATGGCGGACAATATAAAAAGAGAAGAAAACAAGATAGATCTGATAAAAGACCAGCATATCTTCAAAACACTTGATAACGGACTTATCATCGGTTTTGGTGCGGGAGATATTACATATCAATTAAGAGGGATTATTTAA
- a CDS encoding porin family protein, which yields MNKIFKAILLIGLLFAGLNAEQIERDGGPYIGAGYGLASYDDDNFYNDVKDTNIASYNFYAGAFINSNLSVELGYLKSGDFNVVDITSTATKFNYSAITVNVLAHYPVLDDKLDFYAKFGAGQSYVSMSNNDGAALVYGAGMSYRFDDTYALRLAYDVYKFSYDSTSRGKFDMNMQYGYAAIEVQF from the coding sequence ATGAATAAGATTTTTAAAGCGATTTTGCTTATAGGACTGCTGTTTGCAGGACTGAATGCTGAGCAGATAGAAAGAGACGGCGGCCCTTATATAGGTGCCGGATACGGATTGGCTTCGTATGATGACGATAATTTTTATAATGACGTAAAAGACACGAATATCGCTTCTTATAACTTTTATGCAGGTGCATTTATCAATAGCAATTTATCCGTAGAACTCGGATATCTTAAAAGCGGTGATTTTAATGTTGTGGACATAACTTCGACTGCGACAAAGTTTAATTATTCTGCTATCACTGTAAATGTCTTGGCACACTATCCCGTACTTGACGATAAGTTGGATTTTTATGCAAAATTCGGTGCAGGGCAGTCTTATGTCAGTATGTCAAATAATGACGGAGCAGCACTTGTCTACGGTGCAGGGATGAGCTATAGATTTGATGATACGTATGCTCTTAGATTGGCTTACGACGTTTACAAATTCAGCTACGACAGTACATCAAGAGGAAAATTTGATATGAATATGCAGTACGGATATGCGGCGATCGAGGTACAGTTTTGA
- a CDS encoding endonuclease MutS2 gives MSINSNSHFDKLTAQLDLSAHITSLQSFFSREQSLYIEGDQERHFGFIKELEKLVFKAPVKIESFKALIMHLKKHGVLRFEQIFEVVKLIRYIRYFKNLEPRGIIGEWVDKVVIPDNFIEIERYFDESGNFNEHLDETLYGLNQRVKVHKNEISSILKRLLHGTKLSSYLIDTQVHYLNEEECLLLRGGFNHVLKGSVVGRSTAGYFYVSPDAIVKEKQAIRYIDQEREALFYEYAKQFSSKLSESLLFLGFIDKEFDRFDHYQARIQFARSKDLAILHAQKNSDIIINDFKHPALEHAKSVSVDFTKNVLMITGVNAGGKTMLLKSILSSALMAKYLIPMSINENRSKIGTFKHIEAIIDDPQNVKNDISTFAGRMKEFAHLFTHRETLVGVDEIELGTDSDEAAALFNVILDELVKKGQKIVITTHHKRLASLMADRDDVELLAALYDEERRLPTYEFLHGVIGKSYAFETASRYGISQHIVSRAREVYGLNHEKLNELIERGSTLERELKNKHKAVDEKLDDLKKKEENLKELEESLYNELKSQRQKLKAEFDEAINEARKAATATDTAAIHRAMNKAAKALPKEEIKPPKKQSYNFSVGDLIKYRGKRGSIISIKAKEAMIEVEGMRLRVKLYDLKPSGNETVKKVKSDLQVNVERKSGLKCDLHGMRSDEALEVLDKFISDALIQGWDEVIVYHGIGTGKLSYAVKNYLTAHPKVKKFEDAPQHMGGYGAKLVHL, from the coding sequence ATGTCGATAAACAGTAATAGCCATTTTGACAAACTGACTGCTCAATTAGATCTTTCAGCTCACATAACATCACTGCAGAGTTTTTTTTCAAGAGAACAGTCTCTTTATATAGAGGGTGATCAGGAGAGACATTTCGGTTTTATAAAAGAGCTTGAAAAGCTTGTCTTTAAAGCTCCTGTGAAGATAGAGAGTTTTAAAGCGCTTATCATGCATCTTAAAAAGCATGGTGTCCTGCGTTTTGAACAGATCTTTGAGGTCGTCAAGCTTATCCGTTATATCAGGTATTTTAAAAATCTTGAACCTCGCGGGATAATAGGCGAATGGGTAGATAAAGTCGTCATACCCGATAACTTTATCGAGATAGAAAGATATTTTGACGAGAGCGGAAACTTCAATGAGCATCTTGATGAGACGCTTTACGGACTAAACCAAAGAGTAAAAGTCCATAAAAACGAGATAAGTTCCATACTCAAAAGACTTCTGCACGGTACAAAACTCAGTTCATATCTTATAGACACACAGGTGCACTACCTCAATGAGGAAGAGTGTCTTCTTCTTCGCGGCGGCTTTAACCACGTCCTTAAAGGCAGCGTTGTAGGACGCAGTACGGCAGGGTACTTTTATGTCTCGCCCGATGCTATCGTCAAAGAGAAACAGGCTATCCGCTACATCGATCAGGAGAGAGAAGCACTTTTTTACGAGTATGCAAAACAGTTCTCGTCAAAACTCTCTGAATCGCTGCTCTTTTTAGGCTTTATAGATAAAGAGTTTGACAGGTTTGACCATTATCAGGCGCGTATCCAGTTTGCCAGAAGTAAAGACCTTGCCATCTTGCATGCACAGAAGAACTCGGACATCATCATCAATGACTTTAAACATCCTGCACTTGAACATGCAAAAAGTGTGAGTGTGGATTTTACAAAGAACGTGCTGATGATCACCGGTGTAAATGCCGGCGGTAAGACGATGCTTCTAAAGTCGATCCTCAGCAGTGCGCTTATGGCGAAGTATCTTATCCCGATGAGTATCAATGAGAACCGTTCTAAGATCGGGACGTTCAAGCATATAGAAGCGATTATAGACGATCCGCAGAACGTAAAGAACGATATCTCTACTTTTGCCGGGCGTATGAAAGAGTTCGCACATCTTTTTACGCATCGTGAAACGCTAGTAGGCGTCGATGAGATAGAACTCGGAACTGACAGCGACGAGGCAGCAGCACTCTTTAACGTCATACTTGACGAGCTTGTGAAAAAGGGTCAGAAGATAGTCATCACGACTCACCATAAACGTCTTGCTTCACTGATGGCAGACCGTGATGATGTAGAGCTTTTAGCGGCACTTTATGATGAAGAGAGACGACTTCCGACTTACGAGTTCCTTCACGGTGTGATCGGTAAGAGTTACGCTTTTGAGACGGCAAGCAGATACGGTATATCGCAACATATCGTAAGCCGTGCAAGAGAGGTCTACGGACTCAACCATGAGAAACTTAACGAGCTGATAGAACGCGGTTCGACACTTGAACGTGAATTGAAGAACAAGCATAAAGCAGTCGATGAAAAACTTGATGACCTCAAGAAAAAAGAGGAAAACCTTAAAGAACTTGAAGAGTCACTATATAATGAACTCAAATCTCAAAGACAGAAGTTAAAAGCGGAGTTCGACGAAGCGATAAACGAAGCGAGAAAAGCGGCGACTGCGACAGATACGGCAGCTATTCACAGAGCGATGAACAAAGCGGCAAAAGCCCTGCCCAAAGAGGAGATCAAACCGCCTAAAAAGCAGAGTTATAACTTTAGCGTAGGTGATCTCATAAAATACAGAGGTAAAAGAGGCTCTATCATCTCCATTAAGGCAAAAGAGGCGATGATAGAGGTCGAGGGGATGCGTCTTCGCGTAAAACTCTATGATCTTAAACCTTCAGGCAATGAGACGGTCAAAAAAGTCAAAAGTGATCTGCAGGTCAATGTGGAAAGAAAAAGCGGACTTAAATGCGACCTTCACGGTATGCGCAGCGATGAAGCTTTGGAAGTTTTGGACAAGTTCATCTCCGATGCGCTTATACAAGGCTGGGATGAGGTAATAGTTTATCACGGCATCGGTACTGGAAAACTTTCATATGCTGTCAAGAACTATCTTACAGCTCATCCCAAAGTCAAAAAATTTGAAGATGCACCGCAGCATATGGGCGGATACGGTGCAAAATTAGTCCATCTGTAG
- a CDS encoding tRNA pseudouridine(13) synthase TruD, which yields MSEMTRVFLQDHEPIDFLFEQNRDDFIVDELFEKPFKTKGNFLILHIKKVNITTWDTIDKIASFLNIPASSIGYAGLKDKYATTSQYLSLPLKYEKQLSRFHDKQITILETFKDSKKISIGDLKSNRFTITLRNVDDIKAGKIEKLARNIEKIGFPNYFGYQRFGQDSITQAQQMIDGEIFIKDKKLKKFLISVYQSKKFNEWLKERVQISKADAENGFKLLNGDVMMSDDDKLFTPKTPSIKEFKDKKIVPTGLLVGREVFRARDEAREIEIKYDDELLVEKGLRRRAWIYPEALTCKYNKKESTMELSFVLPKASYATIFIENIANRNF from the coding sequence ATGAGCGAGATGACAAGAGTCTTTTTACAAGACCATGAACCGATAGACTTCCTTTTTGAACAAAACAGAGATGACTTTATAGTTGATGAGCTATTTGAAAAACCTTTTAAGACTAAAGGGAACTTTTTGATCCTCCATATCAAGAAGGTGAATATTACGACTTGGGATACGATAGACAAGATCGCATCATTTTTAAATATACCTGCGAGTTCCATTGGATATGCAGGTCTCAAAGATAAATATGCAACTACCTCTCAGTACCTTTCCCTTCCTTTAAAATATGAGAAGCAGCTAAGCCGGTTTCATGACAAGCAGATAACGATACTAGAGACCTTTAAAGACAGCAAGAAGATAAGTATCGGTGACCTGAAATCAAACAGGTTTACGATCACATTACGTAATGTTGACGACATAAAAGCAGGTAAGATAGAGAAACTTGCGAGAAACATCGAAAAGATCGGATTTCCGAACTATTTCGGATACCAAAGGTTTGGTCAGGACAGTATAACGCAGGCTCAGCAGATGATAGACGGCGAGATATTCATTAAGGATAAGAAGTTAAAGAAGTTCCTTATCAGTGTATATCAGAGCAAGAAGTTTAACGAGTGGCTAAAAGAGCGTGTCCAGATCAGCAAAGCGGATGCCGAGAATGGATTTAAACTTTTAAACGGTGACGTGATGATGAGCGACGATGACAAGCTTTTTACACCAAAGACACCTTCAATAAAAGAGTTCAAAGATAAAAAGATCGTACCGACAGGTCTTCTTGTCGGACGTGAAGTATTTCGTGCAAGAGATGAAGCCAGAGAGATAGAGATAAAATATGATGATGAGCTGCTTGTAGAAAAGGGCTTAAGACGCCGTGCATGGATATATCCGGAAGCTCTTACATGTAAATATAATAAAAAAGAGTCGACTATGGAGCTTTCCTTCGTACTTCCAAAGGCGTCATATGCTACTATTTTTATAGAAAATATAGCAAATAGGAATTTTTAG